One stretch of Streptomyces agglomeratus DNA includes these proteins:
- a CDS encoding tetratricopeptide repeat protein, whose product MRDSHRAEAERLLVRAVEEQVRRSGGRVDGQALLARGRDALEEIAARAGEEYAAYVRALDEARAGQQSLAERFSGPALATPALVAAVAAVAAFGADLALGTGAGTALTAGAVVAVAGAAATVARITASHWPAAHRRAGAPDRSGGSEQLRLEWLTALDVRGIRPFLDQQHVLLAATRGRTGTAKKAAVVGQLRGADRSQAARRRSVLEQSFAHLPEPEGPFAGRRTAMGQIAQWVHAARASTETRPTVVVLHGAPGSGRTTLAVRAAHHLRDQFRGACVVDLRGDAAGETPLSTREALLHLLNRLGAPREQLLFRNGVSPARAESGAGAGAGAGAGAGAGAGAGAGGSSSREQQLRRLTELYHQHLTGLPVTVVLDDASDAAQVRTLVPERSDSLVLVTAREPLDLPADFPAWVHQLPVEALDTAGAEELLRGVAEEKEGPYDAEAADRIAELCGGLPLALRVAGSSLGARTPRALAADLAAYGPVDPVERALWLRYTDQPDAARRLLRRLALAGRASLGAAAAAALLATDEHEAQRLLAALAQAGLIDHVRGSRYRLHDLVRAFAHGRLLDEEEPAERAAAQERLIRNYGELADAVIRLVDGKTSTRADHFGAHGFTSLDAALRWLDDESSFITAALRQAEGVDQQAVLNLLGALCDYCLLRGDLYRLGEISELTQAVGQGLLVRSVQWRTGIAARQLGELDKARTTLSSVVDLYFEAQHEAGAARALCSLGITLHHQGNLTEAAAKLGEALALQASDELAADRAWTLHALAAVERDRANLADAVTHLDTALVLHRESESLHGLAWAHFQLGQVYLRLGDVPRAEEQLREAQDLYGRTRDGRGEAWALTQLARARLVDGDASEAVDRLRQALARHREAEDARGEAWTLYYLGQALEERGDTDQAVRELERARGMFSRMRDVYGLACARHHSGRVTRDQRAAQTGNLRNSGFARQLLVDARADFHRIGVAHGEAWTCLELAIVDAGNNRPAQALELCDQAVRLFMSYDDRRGADWARFLRCTLLPFGSPGGSEVGTAVAQEELSQLIAAAHPTRDGKLEDCAEAYGLVLERGVDLSEGWQAWRLGMVPNRHAREVMGVPVGAARG is encoded by the coding sequence ATGCGGGACAGCCACCGGGCGGAAGCCGAGCGGCTGTTGGTACGGGCCGTCGAGGAACAGGTACGGCGGTCGGGCGGCCGGGTCGACGGTCAGGCGCTGCTGGCACGCGGGAGGGACGCGCTGGAGGAGATCGCGGCGCGGGCCGGGGAGGAGTACGCCGCCTACGTCCGGGCGCTGGACGAGGCGCGGGCCGGGCAGCAGTCCCTGGCGGAACGATTCAGCGGGCCGGCTCTCGCAACTCCCGCCCTGGTCGCGGCCGTTGCCGCAGTCGCCGCCTTCGGTGCGGACCTGGCCCTCGGTACGGGCGCGGGCACGGCGCTCACCGCCGGCGCCGTCGTCGCCGTCGCCGGGGCCGCCGCCACCGTCGCCAGGATCACCGCCTCGCACTGGCCCGCCGCACACCGCAGGGCCGGCGCGCCGGACCGGTCCGGCGGTTCCGAGCAGCTCAGGCTGGAGTGGCTGACGGCGCTGGACGTACGGGGGATACGGCCGTTCCTGGACCAGCAGCATGTCCTGCTGGCCGCCACCCGCGGGCGTACAGGTACGGCGAAGAAGGCCGCCGTCGTCGGACAGCTGCGCGGGGCCGACCGCAGCCAGGCGGCGCGCAGGCGGTCCGTACTGGAGCAGTCCTTCGCGCATCTGCCGGAGCCCGAGGGGCCGTTCGCGGGGCGGCGGACGGCGATGGGGCAGATCGCGCAGTGGGTGCACGCGGCGCGGGCCAGCACGGAGACGCGGCCGACGGTGGTGGTGCTGCACGGGGCGCCGGGTTCGGGGCGGACGACGCTGGCGGTGCGGGCGGCGCATCACCTGCGGGACCAGTTCCGGGGCGCGTGCGTGGTGGATCTGCGCGGTGACGCGGCGGGCGAGACGCCGCTGTCGACACGGGAGGCGCTGCTGCATCTGCTCAACCGGCTCGGCGCTCCGCGCGAGCAGCTGCTCTTCCGGAACGGGGTCTCCCCTGCCCGAGCGGAATCGGGAGCCGGAGCCGGAGCCGGAGCTGGGGCCGGAGCCGGAGCTGGAGCCGGGGCCGGAGCGGGGGGAAGCTCCTCGCGGGAGCAGCAGTTGCGCCGGCTGACCGAGCTGTACCACCAGCATCTGACGGGGCTGCCGGTGACGGTGGTGCTGGACGACGCCTCGGACGCGGCGCAGGTGCGCACGCTGGTGCCGGAGCGCTCGGACAGCCTGGTGCTGGTGACGGCCCGCGAGCCGCTCGATCTGCCCGCCGACTTCCCCGCGTGGGTGCACCAGCTGCCGGTGGAGGCGCTGGACACCGCGGGCGCGGAGGAGCTGCTGCGGGGGGTGGCCGAGGAGAAGGAGGGGCCGTACGACGCGGAGGCGGCGGACCGGATCGCCGAGCTGTGCGGCGGGCTGCCACTGGCGTTGCGCGTCGCGGGGTCCTCCCTCGGCGCGCGGACCCCGCGTGCGCTGGCGGCGGATCTCGCGGCGTACGGTCCGGTCGATCCGGTGGAGCGGGCGCTGTGGCTGCGCTACACCGACCAGCCGGACGCGGCCCGCCGCCTGTTGCGCCGCCTCGCGCTCGCGGGGCGGGCGAGCCTCGGCGCGGCGGCGGCAGCGGCGCTGCTGGCCACCGACGAGCACGAGGCTCAGCGTCTGCTGGCCGCGCTGGCGCAGGCGGGCCTGATCGACCACGTCCGGGGCAGCCGCTACCGCCTGCACGATCTCGTACGGGCCTTCGCGCACGGGCGGCTGCTCGACGAGGAGGAGCCGGCGGAGCGGGCGGCGGCGCAGGAGCGGCTGATCCGCAACTACGGCGAGCTGGCCGACGCGGTGATCCGCCTGGTCGACGGCAAGACGTCGACGCGGGCGGACCACTTCGGCGCCCACGGGTTCACCTCGCTCGACGCCGCCCTGCGCTGGCTGGACGACGAGTCGAGCTTCATCACGGCGGCGCTGCGCCAGGCGGAGGGCGTCGACCAGCAGGCCGTGCTGAATCTGCTGGGCGCACTGTGCGACTACTGCCTGCTGCGCGGCGACCTGTACCGCCTGGGTGAGATCAGCGAGCTGACGCAGGCCGTGGGCCAGGGCCTGCTGGTGCGGTCGGTGCAGTGGCGTACGGGCATCGCGGCCCGCCAGCTCGGCGAGCTGGACAAGGCCCGTACGACGCTGTCGTCGGTCGTCGATCTGTACTTCGAGGCGCAGCACGAGGCCGGCGCCGCCCGCGCCCTGTGTTCGCTGGGCATCACGCTCCACCACCAGGGCAACCTGACGGAGGCGGCGGCGAAGCTGGGCGAGGCGCTCGCCCTCCAGGCGTCGGACGAGCTGGCCGCCGACCGCGCGTGGACGCTGCACGCGCTGGCGGCGGTGGAACGTGACCGGGCGAACCTCGCCGACGCCGTCACCCACCTCGACACCGCCCTCGTCCTCCACCGCGAGAGCGAGAGCCTGCACGGGCTGGCGTGGGCGCACTTCCAGCTCGGCCAGGTGTACCTGCGGCTGGGCGACGTCCCGCGGGCGGAGGAGCAGCTGCGCGAGGCGCAGGATCTGTACGGGCGTACGCGCGACGGGCGCGGCGAGGCGTGGGCGCTGACGCAGCTGGCCCGGGCGCGGCTGGTGGACGGCGACGCGTCCGAGGCCGTCGACCGGCTGCGCCAGGCGCTGGCGCGCCACCGGGAGGCGGAGGACGCGCGGGGCGAGGCGTGGACGCTGTACTACCTCGGGCAGGCGCTGGAGGAGCGCGGCGACACGGACCAGGCGGTGCGCGAGCTGGAGCGGGCGCGCGGGATGTTCTCGCGGATGCGGGACGTGTACGGGCTGGCCTGCGCCCGCCACCACTCGGGCCGCGTCACGCGTGACCAGCGGGCGGCACAGACCGGCAATCTACGCAATTCCGGCTTCGCACGTCAGCTTCTGGTGGACGCGCGCGCCGACTTCCACCGCATCGGGGTCGCGCACGGCGAGGCGTGGACGTGCCTGGAGCTGGCCATCGTGGACGCGGGCAACAACCGGCCGGCGCAGGCGCTGGAGCTGTGCGACCAGGCGGTGCGCCTCTTCATGTCGTACGACGACCGGCGCGGCGCGGACTGGGCGCGCTTCCTGCGCTGCACGCTGCTGCCGTTCGGTTCGCCGGGGGGCTCGGAGGTGGGCACCGCGGTGGCCCAGGAGGAGCTGTCCCAGCTGATCGCGGCGGCCCACCCGACCCGCGACGGCAAGCTGGAGGACTGCGCGGAGGCGTACGGCCTGGTCCTGGAACGGGGCGTGGACCTGTCGGAGGGCTGGCAGGCATGGCGGCTCGGCATGGTGCCGAACCGGCATGCGCGGGAGGTCATGGGGGTGCCGGTGGGGGCGGCGCGGGGGTAA
- the mca gene encoding mycothiol conjugate amidase Mca: MTEQLRLMAVHAHPDDESSKGAATMAKYVSEGVDVLVVTCTGGERGSILNPKLQGDRYIEEHIHEVRKREMDEAREILGIRQEWLGFVDSGLPEGDPLPPLPQGCFALEDIDVAAGRLVKSIRAFRPQVITTYDENGGYPHPDHIMTHKITMVAFEGAADTEKFPEAEFGPAYQPQKLYYNQGFNRPRTVALHEALLARGMESPYGEWLERWKEFQRAERTLTTYVPCADFFEIRDKALIAHATQIDPDGGWFRVPMDVQREVWPTEEYELAKSLVDTSLPESDLFAGIRDNA; this comes from the coding sequence TTGACTGAGCAGCTGCGACTGATGGCCGTTCACGCCCACCCCGACGACGAGTCGAGCAAGGGTGCGGCGACCATGGCCAAGTATGTGTCCGAGGGGGTGGACGTGCTGGTCGTGACCTGCACGGGGGGCGAGCGCGGTTCCATCCTCAATCCCAAGCTCCAGGGCGACAGGTACATCGAGGAGCACATCCACGAGGTCCGCAAGAGGGAGATGGACGAGGCCCGCGAGATCCTCGGCATCCGCCAGGAGTGGCTCGGCTTCGTCGACTCCGGCCTCCCCGAGGGCGACCCGCTACCGCCGCTGCCGCAGGGCTGCTTCGCCCTGGAGGACATCGACGTCGCGGCCGGCCGGCTGGTGAAGTCCATCCGTGCGTTCCGCCCGCAGGTCATCACGACGTACGACGAGAACGGCGGCTACCCGCATCCCGACCACATCATGACCCACAAGATCACGATGGTGGCCTTCGAGGGCGCTGCGGACACCGAGAAGTTCCCCGAGGCGGAGTTCGGCCCCGCCTACCAGCCGCAGAAGCTCTACTACAACCAGGGCTTCAACCGGCCGCGCACCGTCGCGCTCCACGAGGCGCTCCTGGCGCGCGGCATGGAGTCGCCGTACGGGGAGTGGCTGGAGCGCTGGAAGGAGTTCCAGCGGGCGGAGCGGACGCTGACCACGTACGTTCCGTGCGCGGACTTCTTCGAGATCCGCGACAAGGCGCTCATCGCGCACGCGACGCAGATCGACCCGGACGGCGGCTGGTTCCGCGTCCCGATGGACGTCCAGCGGGAGGTCTGGCCGACGGAGGAGTACGAGCTGGCCAAGTCGCTCGTCGATACGTCCCTCCCCGAGAGCGACCTGTTTGCGGGCATCCGCGACAATGCCTGA
- a CDS encoding DUF4307 domain-containing protein: MSAVRQDLPEGRYGRSADERADRKLKIVGSVLGAALLAMTAWFGYDYVTGQKISAELIKFTTVSDSEVKVHLEVRKKADATGTCTLRSLAEDGAEVGRRDVRIDRTGTARIDEIYTVRTTARATSTELTGCTADGGSTG; the protein is encoded by the coding sequence ATGAGCGCGGTGCGTCAGGACCTGCCCGAGGGCCGTTACGGCCGCTCGGCGGACGAGCGCGCGGACCGCAAGCTCAAGATCGTGGGCTCCGTGCTGGGCGCCGCCCTGCTGGCGATGACGGCCTGGTTCGGTTACGACTACGTCACCGGCCAGAAGATCAGCGCCGAGTTGATCAAGTTCACCACGGTCTCGGACTCCGAGGTGAAGGTCCACCTCGAAGTACGCAAGAAGGCGGACGCGACCGGTACCTGCACCCTGCGCTCACTCGCCGAGGACGGCGCCGAGGTGGGCCGCAGGGACGTCCGTATCGACCGGACGGGCACCGCGCGCATCGACGAGATCTATACGGTCCGTACGACGGCCAGGGCCACCAGCACTGAGCTGACAGGCTGCACCGCTGACGGCGGTTCCACCGGCTGA
- the greA gene encoding transcription elongation factor GreA: MTQTSESVTWLTQEAYDQLKAELEYLSGPARTEIAGKIAAAREEGDLRENGGYHAAKEEQGKQELRVRQLTQLLENAKVGEAPTTSGVVAPGTVVKIAFDGDEDDTMTFLLASREYASSEIETYSPQSPLGTGVMGKKVGEEAQYELPNGKKASVTILEATPYRA; this comes from the coding sequence GTGACCCAGACCAGCGAAAGCGTCACCTGGCTGACCCAGGAGGCGTACGACCAGCTCAAGGCCGAGCTGGAGTACCTGTCGGGTCCCGCACGCACGGAGATCGCCGGCAAGATCGCGGCTGCCCGCGAAGAGGGGGACCTGCGCGAGAACGGCGGGTACCACGCGGCCAAGGAGGAGCAGGGCAAGCAGGAGCTCCGTGTGCGCCAGCTGACCCAGCTCCTGGAGAACGCGAAGGTCGGCGAGGCCCCCACCACCAGCGGCGTCGTGGCCCCCGGCACGGTCGTCAAGATCGCCTTCGACGGCGACGAGGACGACACGATGACGTTCCTGCTCGCCTCCCGCGAGTACGCGAGCTCCGAGATCGAGACCTACTCGCCGCAGTCCCCGCTGGGCACCGGCGTGATGGGCAAGAAGGTCGGCGAGGAAGCGCAGTACGAGCTGCCGAACGGCAAGAAGGCTTCGGTGACGATCCTCGAAGCCACGCCGTACCGCGCCTGA
- a CDS encoding ABC transporter permease gives MSAVTDTAPGPRAPQPRGGLVQSATDSLVIAKRNLIRMARIPEMVVFGLIQPIMFVVLFTYVFGGSIQVGGSTSASAYREFLMAGIFAQTVTFATAGAGAGIADDMHKGLIDRFRSLPMARGAVLTGRTLADLVQTALTLVVLAIVAVVVGWRVHENMAKVLLGFLLLLLLGYAFSWIGALIGLSVRTPEAATSGGLIWLFPLTFISNAFVDANQMPPFLQHIAEWNPFSATVQACRELFGNLPPGFQTSDAWPMQNPVLASVLWSVLILVVFRTLAVRKYRSASV, from the coding sequence GTGAGCGCTGTAACGGACACCGCACCCGGCCCCAGGGCTCCACAGCCGCGCGGCGGCCTCGTCCAGTCGGCCACCGACTCGCTCGTCATCGCCAAGCGGAATCTGATCCGGATGGCCCGGATCCCCGAGATGGTCGTCTTCGGGCTGATCCAGCCCATCATGTTCGTGGTGCTGTTCACCTACGTGTTCGGCGGCTCCATCCAGGTCGGCGGGTCCACCTCCGCCTCGGCCTACCGCGAGTTCCTGATGGCGGGCATCTTCGCCCAGACCGTCACCTTCGCGACCGCCGGTGCGGGCGCGGGCATCGCGGACGACATGCACAAGGGCCTCATCGACCGCTTCCGGTCGCTGCCCATGGCCCGCGGGGCCGTCCTCACCGGCCGTACCCTCGCCGACCTCGTGCAGACCGCGCTCACGCTGGTGGTGCTGGCGATCGTCGCCGTCGTCGTCGGCTGGCGCGTGCACGAGAACATGGCCAAGGTCCTGCTCGGCTTCCTGCTGCTTCTCCTGCTCGGCTACGCCTTCTCCTGGATCGGCGCCCTGATCGGCCTCTCCGTCCGCACACCGGAGGCGGCGACGTCCGGCGGGCTGATCTGGCTCTTCCCGCTCACGTTCATCTCGAACGCCTTCGTCGACGCGAACCAGATGCCGCCCTTCCTCCAGCACATCGCCGAGTGGAACCCGTTCAGCGCCACCGTGCAGGCGTGCCGCGAGCTGTTCGGCAATCTGCCGCCCGGCTTCCAGACCTCCGACGCCTGGCCCATGCAGAACCCGGTCCTCGCCTCGGTGCTGTGGTCGGTGCTGATCCTGGTGGTCTTCCGCACCCTCGCCGTGCGCAAGTACCGCTCGGCGTCGGTCTGA